The Odocoileus virginianus isolate 20LAN1187 ecotype Illinois chromosome 14, Ovbor_1.2, whole genome shotgun sequence genome contains the following window.
ttcattttaatgttggTTGTCATTGTCtcaaccagtggttctcaaagacTGCCATGTGGTTATCTCACACATCAATATGAATTCCATGTTTTGAAGACATCATTTGTCTGGTCCCTGTGAAATACATAACGAATGAACAGATGTGAGGTAGAGATGACGTGATTATTACATAAAGCCAAAATGGCAAAGGAGAAGTTTTTCCAAATGGGCATATCCACAAGCCATGGCGAATTCCATCTCGGATGTGGTGTGAGGTCCATGATATAAATAACATCCAGGGAAGAAAGCACCATGAGTCTTTGAGCTTGAAAAAGTGCATTGTAAACTTTAGGGTCAGAACCACAGTGGGTATCACAGTAGAACAGTGAAGGAAAGGGCGTCGTGGAAGACTCAGAGCAGCCTGCAGGGAGAAAGCGATAGCTAGTATCATCTCCTTCTTGGCAAACAACACTTTATAAATGCTGCCTAACATCTTAAGTATGTGTTTTCCTGCGGGCTACTGGAAATGCAAAGGGAACATTTTCTATGTCACCTCCAAATAGACTTTGCActaaaaatgaaatcaagatCTCAAGAACATATgactaactttttaaagtttcctaCTATGTGCTCAGAAAAGTCACAATACAATTTATATCCTAAATGTATGGTTAGAGTACATTTGGAGTTTTAAAGAATTGTTTGGGGCCTCTAAGAGCAATGAAAAAGTCTCACATTTGAATAAAATACTCttcaattaaacataaaaaactgtgacatatagttgatttacagtggtatattaatttcagatatacaacatagcTATACAATATTTTTActggttatattccatttaacattgttataaaatattggttatatttccTACTCTGTACATTAcatctttgtattttaattattttatacttagcagtttgtacctcttaatccctttccCCTATCCTGCTTCTACCCCACTCCATTCTTCaattaataaatgcataaaagGGGAATATTTTTTGTTGTAACTATTGTATATTAGCCCTGAatactttcaaatttatttacaaaagcattaGAAAGATCATTAAACATGATTTGAAAGTTGAGTTAAATAAATCAATAGAATTTCTAAACCATTGTAGAAATGTAATCAACATCTAAACAAATGGAAGTTTTTCAGGCTTAATTCCTGAATGATCCATGGGAAACTCttggagatgatgaaggacagggaggcctggcgtgctgcagaacatgctgtcgcagagtcagacatgacttagagactggcCAACAACAACTTGCTAAACATCAATCAGAGTTTGTTTATTCTACATTCTTATTCCCGCTCCCTTCTCCATACTTTTAGTTGCCTATTTCTATTttgtcaaaacataaaacatttctgCATCATGCCACTTTAGTCTCTACCTCTAAGTTTTACGCTATGCTGTACTTAgcaactcagtcatgtctgactctgtgacaccatggcctgcggcctgccaggctcctctgtccatggggattctccaggcaagaatattggagtgggttgccatgccctcctccaggggaatcttcccaatccagggattgaacccaggtcccctgcattgcaggtggattctttaccatctgagctattagggagctactggagagaggagcctatcccttctccaggggatcttcctgacccaggaatcaaaccagggttttgAGTTCTATGCCCACAGCATAACATGCTCCCCAcaacagggtggggtgggggcgcctATGGCAGTCACTGCTTGGAGGAGAGCAACAGCCTCCTGTTGAGATGATTAGTAGTTATGCTCTGGATGTGTGGACAGATACTGACTATTCACACTTTCATTTGTGAAGCctatttatattaatagtttctaAGGAagaaacttccctgatggttcagacggtagtctgcctgcaaggcgggagacccaggttcaatccctgggtcgggaagatcccctggagaaggaaatggcaacccactccaatattcttgcctggaaaatcccatggacagaagagcctggcaggctacagtccactgggtcgcaaagagttggacacgaccgagtgactaacacacccaCAAGGAGGAAACAAGATACTTCTGTTGCTtgcctgattcctaaaatattcatGCAGAACCTTTATTCATaggtaaataataaaagaaggatATATCATAAAAGCATAGAAGTAAaatagatagggcttcccaggttgcatcagtggtaaagaacccacctgcaatacaggagacttaagagatccaggttccatccctgggtggggaagattccctggagaagtgcatggcatcccactccagtattcttgtctggagaaccccatggacagaggagcctggtgggctacagtccatagggtcacacagagtcagatatgactgaaatgacttagctcGCATGCAAAAATAGGTAAAGTCCTACCAGTCCTGCTCTAGGACATGATTTTTTCTGGTTCTGTTCTTCACTTACTTCATATCCTGTGCTTGTCAGGAGTATGTGAAATGCTGCTCAGGTATTATTCAATTAGCATTTGTCTTTATATTGGTGCCCTTGCTTACTGCATATGTCACTTACAGAAGCAGTCTGAGAGGCTCTACAGGGCTGGAGAAACCATGCATTCAGGAGGCCTGTGTGCAGCTGATAACACCAGATACATGCCTTATGAAGGAAGTCAGGAGACAAATCTGTAGGTTTGCTTCTCCACATTCTGATACCATGAGCTAATGGAAACAAGATTTAGGGGGTCTTAGTGTGctaatgggctttccaggtggctcatcaggtaaagaaattgcctgtaatgcagaagatgccagagatataggttcgattcctgggttgggaagatcccctggaggagggcacggcaacccactccagtattcttgcctggagaatcccatggacagaggagcctggtgggctacagtccacaggttgcaaagagttggacacgactgaagcaactgagcacagcacagcacagcacttaATCTTTCCTTCAAGACTTGGCtaatggataaccaacaatgtcctactgtatagcacaaggaactctattcagtatcctgcaataaaccataatggaaaagaatattttttaaaaaaagaatgtatatatatatatatatatatatatattcaactgaaccactttgttgtacagcagatatTAACACAGCATtctaaatcaattatacttcaattaaaaaaaaaaaaagacttggctAAAACATCTCCTATAAAGCCAGAATGGAACCCCTCAGTTACAATTATTGAACCTTTGCTCTGGGCACATCCACGGCACCTTGTGATGTGATATAATGTGGCCAGTAACATATCTGAACCCTCAGGAAAGTGTTTGGTGCTCAAAAACGTTGGATGAATGggctttcttattttaaaataaggctaATCTTCTCTAGCTCTAACTAAACTGATGCTATAAATATCAATATCATGGCGTCAAAGAAATcaaagcccagaaaaattaaacatataggCTTCTTACCTTTAAAGACAGGGATCCAGATAGCAAAAAGTGGTCTATATCAATAACAGAGGCTAAAAACCCAGCTAAAATGATTTCTCCAAAGTCAGTCTTCTTCCTGATTCCAATGACTATTGCCCATGACCACATGCCAATCACGCAGTGTACTGAGTTATCTGAAAGTGCACGAAGCCAGGCATTTTGTTGAATTATGGGAAACTGAAGAAGTCTGTCAGCTACTGCACAGAATAAGCCCAGACCAAGGCTGGAAAGAAGAGATTCAGTGCTGCACGACTGGAGTAAAGCATGAGACTTCTCAGTCTCCGATGCCATCGCAGAGCAGTATGTCAGCATATGCTGAAAGCCATCACAAAACAAACAGCTCGTTCTCGTGTACATTCCCAGTCATCCTAAagtagaaaggagagaaaaatattaatgaagacTATGGGATGCCATAggatacataaatttaaaaataccagcAGTAATTCTAGAAGTGTAAAATCAAGTTGTAAAAACTGGTATCTCTTTTCTTTAACTGTTTgcttattttcggctgtgctgggtcttcgttgctgctcaggcttctctccggctgtggcgagtgggggctcctctctagttgtgatgcagggGTTTCTCACCGTGGTGCCTACTCTTgctgtggagctcaggctctaggcacaGGGGCTTCGGCAgctgtggcacctgggcttagctgctctgcagaaTGTAccatcttcccggatcagggatcaaacgagtcccctgcattggcgggtggattcttacccactgtaccatcaggaaagtccttttttctttaactgtTATCTGTAATTTCATTCCCcccccccagctttattgagatataaatgatacacagcactgtgtaagtttaagctGCAGAATGTGatgatttaatatacataaatattgtgaaatgatcataaTACAGTTAGCATATCCATTACTTCACATGGTTACTTTTGAGTGTGTGCAGGGAGAACATTTTATGATATACTGTCTTAGACTCTTTCAAGTATTGAAAGAAATAGTATTTCTTAAGTTTATATATAATAAGCCACGTGGCCCAAAGAGAACAGACTAGCCCTGTAGGAACAACCGTTTAGATGGTAGCGTATATCAAGGGAAATTTAAGAAAACCCGCTGACTAATCTATTACTTTGAAGTCATCAAATCTTTCTTTCAGTAATGTGTACTAGAGTAGTGGGCATCCACCCCAGCAACTGCTTTCCATACTTTTTTCTGATAACAGCATCGCCTTCCTTTGGGAAAAGTGCTCATCACAATACCCAGACTCTGGAGCTGATCAATTAGAACTGTCTCCCTTACTAGTAGTAGTGATTAAATAGCAATGACTAATTAGTAATAATTTTATAGTAGTGAATAGTAGTGATTACTCTGCTGAAGAAGGTGACCCCGGTTGGGCCAATCGGACTCCTTACCAGAATTTTTCCAAGTGGAGCTGATGGAGAAAGTTCCTTTACTTCTTATAAAGCATAGACTCAACTACATGGAAGAGCCTAGGAAAAACGAATCATAAGGACATCAAGTCCTCAGGACCAATCTCTAAGGTTCTTAGAGCTTCCCTGGTTCCTGCAACTCACCTTTCACTTCTATGAGCTACTTCAGGATTTTCTCAATAAGTCCCCTTTTCCTTATGTTACCTCTAACCAAAGGACCTTAACTGACATAAAAAGGCAATCGTAATTCTGAGTGCTCACCTGGCATACAATATTGAGGTCACTTATCCAGTTAAAGTTATTAATATTGTGGGATACCTGAAGTTTTTGCTTTGTATTGTTGTGTCTTAGTTCTGAGCATTAAAGGCTAACTAAATGATTTATTGAGAATGATTCAACTTCCATTCTGTAATGAAAACTATACATAGATCACTGTATATATTCTAACAAtttatagagaaatgcaaaacaccTAGAATAGGAAAACACCTTTAAAAAGGTCTAAGTTGAAGGACTTGCACCATCTGACTTTAAgtcttactataaagctacataACCAAGAATGTGGTACCATTATGAAGATGGAGAAATGAATCAATGCAACAGAATACAGAGTGGGTTCACAAACAGATCCACACgcatggtcaactgatttttgacaaatatGCAAAGGAaagtcaatggagaaaagactccTTTCAAGAAATGGTGCtagaacaactggatatccatatgcaaaaataatgaACCTCAGTCCATACCTTCCTTCCcatacaaaaattaacccaaaatggatcacagacctaaaagtaaaacaaatctataaaacttctggaaggaaacacaggagaaTATCTTTGTCCTTGGGTTATACAAAGAGTTCTTGGTAGCAGTATCAAAGCTCCATTGattaaaaaagttaataaattaagCTTCACTAAACTAAAGAACTTCTGCTGTTTGAAAGACAATGTTAAGAGAATTAAAACACAAGacatagattgggagaaaatatttgcatatttcatATTTGATAAAGGATTTGTATACAgaataaagaattctgaaaacaTGATAACAGAAAAACAGGCTGATACAAAGATGGAAGAAAGATGTGAAAAGGTACTTTACAAAGATGATATACAAATGGTCCATAAGCACAtgaaatatgctcaacatcattattaGGGGAATGGAaagtaaaaccacaatgagattccAAACATAActatcagaatggccaaaatttAAGGCTGACCATTTCCAAATGTTGGCAAAATGTGGAGCAATCAGAACTCTCATACattattggtggaaatgtaagaTGATACAACCACTTTCCAGTTTCTGAGAAAGTTAAACATGCTCCTACCATATGACTCAGTCAGTCCATTCCTAAGCATTTACCTAAGAGAAGTGAGAGCAAACATCCACACAAAGACGTGCACAGTAATGCTCATagcagctttgttttttttttaacattagctTCAAACTGGAAGAACCcaactggataaacaaaatatggggaaaaaaaaaaaaaaaagaagcctacAGTAAAAGCCCGTAGggtgcttcctaggtggcactagtggtaaagaacccacctgccaatgcaggagccctaaagagaagcaggttccatccttgggtcaggaagatcccttggaggagggcactgcaacctactccagcattctggcctggagaattccctggagtgaggagcctggcggctacagcccgtggggtcaccaAGGGTTGGACATGGCCGGAGCGGCTTAGCACAGAAACTCACAGAACTGCACAGAGTGAACCCTAACTGTGGACGTTAGTCAAGAATAATGCATCAACACTTGTTCATTAACTGtatcaaatgtgtgtgtgtgatgtatgtgCATGACCAGTTTTGTCCAATtcttggcaaccccgtggactgtaacctttCTGGACTGAcccgggaagatctcctgcatctcctgcattgcaggcagaggctttaccgctgagccactgcggaagccaAACAAACATGCCACACTCTTGGAAGAAGTTAATAATGGGGAGAAATGTGTAGAGGAAGAATGGATATATGGGAATACTTTCTACTCTGctcaacttttctgtaaacctaaaactgttataaaacaaagtatttttaagaaGCAAATAAAGTATGGGAAAATGTTATAATTGTTACATTTAGGTAATGAACATACTTTAGTTCATTATACTCTACTTTTATGTTTGAATTTCTTAtctagaaatgttttttaaaaaagtacctagtatgatcccacttatataaaattctagaaaatgcaagaaaGGAGGGGCAGGAAGGATTAAAAAGGAGcataagaaaactggagagacaGATTCATTACTTCATTACCTTGATTGTGGTAAGTttcatggttcatagtttcatacCCATACCAAAATGTATCAAActgcacattttaaatatatgcagtttattacacgtcaattatactccaataaagatgttaaaaagtTAGGAAAATATACTTTATTGTCAGTAACAATAGCAGCCTTTCATGTAAGGAGCAATCTGAAAACAAGAAAGagattatggaaataaaaaacctGACTGCCCAAATAAAAAGTCAATACAAGCAACGCATAGTAAAATGAATGCTTcaaaaaacaattaataaaaatacattcaaagAATTTTCTAAAAGCTTGAGGGTGAAAAAAAGGATAGAGAGTtggaaattgaaagaaaaaacaaattgaaaaaataaggagagggacttccctggtggtccagtggctaacaccccatgctcccaatgtagggggcccgggtttgatccctggtcagagaattagatcccacatgctgcaactaagatccagagcagccaaattaaaaaaaattataaatattaaaaaataaagagaaaatccttaagacccaaaacaacaacaacagctatctgcaaaagaaacagaatgtAATTAACACCAACACCAAACATTGTTGGACAACAATTACAGAGCTCTGAGAGAATAGGATTATGACATCAGGAACTCTAAACATAACTAAGTTATAGTATCTATGTGAcaattataaattttaagatttttacctTAGAAATTGTAACACTTCTATATAAtgttttgggaaaaaataatcaaggagcaggtcttttaaatttttatgggaagagaaaaatacataaaacttgCTCAATACAGCAAAGTAGAAAAGTAATctatgaagaagaaaattttactCCCACCCTTacacaccaaaaataaaaaagaaaacaaacatgtcaAACACAAATACTATAATCGATGTGAATGCAACAGACagcttggaaaagaaagaaatatctatGAAGTTACTGTTAATAAGAAAACATCTCAAACAAAAAGTCTCAgcaatatagaaaataaagagcTGAGAAAATATCTATctagaaaacacaaacacaacGAAGCAGCAGTGGTATTAggctggtgcaaaagtaattgcagtttttcaCTGTTTAACTTTGCCGTTTTTATGTTGGAATACActcttaaatgtggttatgttatatacCATTTTAATGTACATCTCTCGCTTTATGTTTTTCAccaatgacttattacttgctgtttccgttcagttcagtcgctcagtaatgtccaactctttgcgaccccatgaaccacagcatgctaggcctccctgtccatcaccaactcctggagtccacccaaacccatgtccattgagttggtgatgccatccaaccatctcatcctctgtcgtccccttctcctcctgccctcaatctttcccaacatcagggtcttttcaaatgagtcagctcttcgcatcaggtggtcaaagtattggagttgcagcttcaacatcagtcctaccaatgaatattcaggactgatctcctttaggagggactggttggatctccttgcagtccaagggtctctcaagagtcttctccaacaccacagctcaaaagcatcaattctctggtgctcagttttctctatagtccaactctcacatccatacatgaccactggaaaaaccatagccttgactagatggacctttgtggacaaagtaatgtctctgctttttaatatgctgtctaggttggtcataactttccttccaaggagtaagtgtcttttaatttaatggctgaaatcaccatctgcagtgaatttgagTTCCCTTAGGGCTCAGGAATTCACAATGGAGAACTTGAGCGGATGATGACTGTGATATCCTTGTTTACTGGCAGAAAATACTCCATTTCTTGGGGCttccatctgcctgcaatgcaggagaccagggtttgatccctggctcaggaagatcccctggagtaagaaatggcaacccactccagtatgcttgcctggagaattccatggacagagaagcctggtgggctacagtccatggggtcacaaagagtcgacacaactgagagactaacattttcactccaTTTCTCAGAATAGCTAGAGGGAGGGAGAGTGAAAATGTATCATTACACTCctcaggaagaaaaagacaattaCATTAATTTGTAAGTGAAATGACTGCCTATACAAGATAATAAATTGAAAATTGTTAGGATTTAGAGCTTCCCAGGtcttgctagtggtaaagaaccctccagtcaatgcaggagacataagagatgcgtgtgggtttgatccctgggttgggaagatcccttggaggagggcatggcaacccattagtattcttgcctggagcaacccatgaacagaggagcctggcaagctacagtccatagggttgcacaaagttggacacaactgaagcaacttagcctatCCTAGAATTTAAGTTGCAAAAGGTGGACAATTCaagataaattattaatatacC
Protein-coding sequences here:
- the TMEM267 gene encoding transmembrane protein 267, with protein sequence MYTRTSCLFCDGFQHMLTYCSAMASETEKSHALLQSCSTESLLSSLGLGLFCAVADRLLQFPIIQQNAWLRALSDNSVHCVIGMWSWAIVIGIRKKTDFGEIILAGFLASVIDIDHFLLSGSLSLKAALSLPRRPFLHCSTVIPTVVLTLKFTMHFFKLKDSWCFLPWMLFISWTSHHIRDGIRHGLWICPFGKTSPLPFWLYVIITSSLPHICSFVMYFTGTRQMMSSKHGIHIDV